atttggagtggttcatgtcaatagtgcaatgggtgggggtcaaactcaagaccttttaattaccaggcaaactctgtaactatggttatattactattcgcatgttataatgttagtataccgtGTTTTTTATGATCTTTTATGTAAATcatcttaaaaatcaacataatttcaacaaaacctatttttgtgaaaatatgctatagctcctataccccatggatttcagactggattttttggcaccatcaaaggtctatcataatgaacccattggcacccatttcgttgctgtcgattctgggtttttttactatgaaaatttggccatctcctttatttCAGAAGAGCACCAGTTGCGAAGTGCACCATTTGAGCATGATGTATAATAatttgagaagtgcaccaaatgcgtcaaaccctatgattctttcactgttaggaagctacactatctgcgctgaacgcaaagtacgttttaaatctaatttacaGAAGACGGCCGAAccaaaaaagtaaagtactaggacagcataacttaCATGTTCATATCAATACCTACTCGATGCGgtcgataattttaatgaataacactacctacttaatataatacttatctacttaatataaataaaacgaaaaacgtaagtagatatttaattctgatttgtgaaaaaaaaactaagtgtttttgactcttgtcgattttgaacaatgaaaaatttcacaactatataCCAGACCTATTTACGaaacagtaccaaaatatatccacattaaaaaaatatatatttcaattctcttcaactgtgacaacaaaagggttgaaaaaaaactaaaatattgacagtagtaccacgggtagttttttcttgcccgtggtactaccagaccgcttggtagtactacgggaagaaaaatttgcccgtggtactactggtagtactattggtagtaccacgggcaacaaacggaatgtgtaaacaccacacgccaagctgggccaagattcctttgatgtgtgcccaaaaaaccgacaactcgccgaatgcgcgccaaccttgacaaatgtccgccaacctgcaccaataccccgtgtacacattggtgatggcgtgtattggccgcacttgggccaatgtgtactggggcctttatagaaataaaaaacgtTGTTAactaaacttttatattttgaatggaTTCAAAATCGAATTCATTTACTATTACAGTGACAAACAGTGGTAAACAATGTATAAATAGGACAATCCACGTGAACAAACACAGTAaagataaaatacaaacaagACGTTTCTAAACATTTTGCTTAGTATTCGATACATAaatgcaaataattttgttgtactttaataaataaaaaaaaacgtttatgtTGAAACCAGATTTTGTACGTATCTTTTGGCACTACAATTGCTAAAACTTAAACaagtttacaaataattttgtagtcGTAGCACATAATTCCTCTATTCCCTCTATCTGATATAACTGCGATCgtcatataattaaaattcttagGTACTAATGGAGAAACCACACCTGTCAGAATACTCCATGGCGAACGAATCTTCACACACTTGCGTGACAAATCGTCCTAATCTGTCTCAGATAAGTGTGCGCGGGTCCCTAGAGTTCAATTCCTTCGCCTCTGTCGAGTCTGACCTGTCTGCATTCACCATAAAACAGATCTAATCGTTTTACGGCATAATACTGCAATACATATGCATTTGGCATAACTATCAGCGCCCAATTTTAGGgatgtcatttatttaaatagcaaGGTAATCCTAATTTCGGACATTTTCAGCATTGCCATTCAGTGTCGAGCTAAGCGCAGTTAATTTGCTTGCCCAAACTGGCTAGCGGCGGGTTTCAATAacttatctgttgatttgcttggAATAGAGATTTCCTTGTACAGGGGTTTATGTCAAATTAATCTCTAATAATAAGCAAATTGTTATTCAAACCCATAGTTAAAACTGCGACTGCTAAACTGAAATACAATTGAATGCTGCAATTCCTGCCAAAATTGCTAAGATATGGCTTCCAAGGCCGAATTACGCCAAATGACAAATAACCAATAACGATAATACTTAAGTGACGTAAAAAGTGCGATAAAGGGAACCGGAACGAAAAATCAGAACTTTCAAATTCTACTTTTCTTTGTCTTATAGTCTAATTGCAACACAAAAATTTTTTTCGCTGTTTCCGTGTCGTTTGCGGGGCCTTTTACTTGGGTCCCAGCATGTTTTCTGGCTTCACCCATTGGTCGAACTGTTCGGCGGTGAGGATGCCAAGCTTGATAGCTGTCTCCTTGAGGGTACCTCCCTCTTTGTGGGCTGTCTTTGCGATTTGGGCGGCCTGAAATGGGATAATATACAATGTAAACTCTGGTAGTGTAACCCTATCTTTACggattatttaaatacatagctTCAATTCAAGGTATAATACATATCTGTTTGCACACCTAATCCATTTACCGGCTTTAATGAAAATTGGCATAGTAGTCTGccaggaaaaaaaaaaatattcacgtcCAAGTTCATGCTAATGTTCGCAGACATTTAAGTAATGTTCGCACACAATTTGCATTTCAAAAGTTATCTATCGATATCAACAGTAAGGAGATCTTTGTTGTTAATAGGTACAGAATGTGTACattgaataattaaatatttattcacctTATCATAACCGATATGTGGGTTGAGCGCCGTGACCAACATGAGCGACTCGCGCATAATCTTCTGGATCTGCGCCGTGTTCGCCTTGATGCCGACAGCACAGTTCTTGTTGAACGCCAAGCAACCATCACCTGCAAATAGGTATTGTATGAAATATACAGAAAAATATAAGGCTATCATATTGTTGACAAAATGGTAGCAATCATAATGCTGCCTTTTGAACAGATTACCTGTTCTACACTCTTTTAGAAACGTGATACTGTTTTAGATATTCACAAAAGTAGCCCAGGAGTCTGAAAGTTGTCGGTGTTACACCCCCATGCCTGGGAGGGCACGTAAAGCCCTAAAgatccccgaatgctactcgaTAGTTAGAATCCCACACGAGAGGCCGCACGGTGGGTTTAAGAAAACTCTGCGCTAGGGCTTGTCAGGTGATTAAAACCTGCATTTCAGACTTGCATCGCATGCAGAAGAagacttaattttaattaatgttttctgATTCTTACCCAGCAATGTGATGGACCGTAGCACGTTAGCGACCATCATGGTCTTGAAGACATTGAGCTCGAAGTGTCCGTTGCTGCCGCCGACCGTGACGGCCACGTGGTTGCCCATGACTTGCGCCGCAATCATCGTCAGCGCCTCGCACTGGGTCGGGTTCACCTTgcctgaaataattttatgtttttgtgttattattgttttatggagtcgtgtaagaggaggcctgtgcccagcagtcgGACGATAAAATAGGTGAGACAGACAACTgacattataatttcaataccaCAAGAAATAGTAAGTAGTCTTTACAATGCACAGATATAATCATCTGCAGGGATAATGACCCTCATCACctagaagcgatttattggtttattgccttatgtgtacagtgcgcaaagcgatcccctctcttccgccgagagctcaatatccgtgccgataactatacgcaTTCGCAAATATCGGGGTTTCTGTTATGTCTATTCAGAAAATATCTTTAGGCTGCTAATAATAATTGGTGACCGATATTCGGACTTCACAAAATGTCACGGGCGGCCTTATGATGGGGACAGAAGCCTCATAGTGAGACAGCTGTTTGAATAAGACTAATAAAACTCACCAGGCATAATAGATGATCCAGGCTCATTCTCCGGTAGCATCAGTTCGCCCAAACCACACCTAGGTCCAGAAGCCAACATACGGATGTCGTTGATAACTTTCATTAGAGAACAGGCAACTGTGTTCAAGGCTCCAGAAACTTCCACCATTGAATCGTGGCTGGCTAATGCCTCGAACTTGTTTGGTGCTGTCTCGAATGGGATTCCTGAAAAAGTAAGAAGCGTTAATAGCACTTACAAACTTAATTAGCTGCTTCTTCTGGCTTTAGCAAGAAAATTGTAATACAGAATATAGTGTTTTTTGTGaatgtaatttaaaacaatttatagtATTGTAcagttgtaatttaattaaattaaattgtaatagtcaGCAGTGTtgtccagccataacactaggaagtggtgaaagggggacGTTTTGGGGTGCtgttcttttgtaaatttgaccttaaaaagtgctgattttcagcctattttgattttactttagtacaaaataaattttttgattgtatatttatttattttacctgtAAGAGAAGCAATTTCGGCGGCGCATTTCTCGGCAAATCCGATCCTTGTGTTGAGCCCAGTGCCGACAGCCGTGCCGCCCAGCGCCAGGTAGTGCAGGCGCGGCAGCGTGCTGCACACGCGCTCGATGCCGAACGTCAGCTGCGTCGCGTAGCCGCTGAACTCCTGCCCCAGCGTCAGCGGCACGGCGTCCATCAAGTGAGTTCTGAAGGACATTAGTACAGGTGCTACAAAAACACTTCCTTATAAACAGCATATCCTTctaaataatggcgtccaaggcctTTTTCGACCACGGCGGTTGTTTTCATAtaagctgcgcaggacatatagtgCAATCTCTATTCTTTCACCGCTTTCTTTTTagcgcccgatgggacggcaatccgacaccaccggagaaagatcaggcgcaggactgacattaatgtactctccgatgcacgggtgtaggtgtcaacttccaggctccgggctgctttgtaaagtttagaaaacccacaaagcgatttcggcccgacccgagaatcgaacccaagacctcgagCTTAGCAGCCGCgtttgcgacagctagaccaatgAAGCAGTCAAATCCTACTATACCCTATCACCAAGCCGTGaactaaaatgtaaacaaagaatgacactttcaagatggcgggtatAACCCGaacgatgacaaaacgtcaacGTCTGGCGAATGGTtttcaatgaaacttggcagtaataaagctttttttatatctgaataacatataggctacatttttgTGGGTGCCAACCTATCTACAAAAcaaagaatttttttttaaacgaatcaAAGTTCCCAAACCTTCCGATCTTGATGATCTTGTCGAACTCCTTAGCCTTGGCCTCCATGGTATCCCTGAGCTCCACAAGGCCAGGCATGAGCCTGTCCCTGAGTTCCATGGCCACAGCAATGTGCATAGCCGTGGGGTAGGTATCGTTGGAGCTCTGGGACTTGTTCACGTGGTCATTGGGATGCACAGGGGTCTTGCTGCCCAACTTGCCACCCAAGATCTGAATCGCTCGGTTGGCAATTACCTGGGGATGAAGAAAGTAATGCTTGTACATTCATATTCTTGTTTcgtttatttgcattccacaagtTTTTTTGACTAGGTGGTTTAAATTGTGGACCCTGTTTAGGCACAGCAACATTGAGCATTTAATGCCAATAGATAATAAAAtactgaatataaatattgaaaatgtaatGTTACCTCATTAGTGTTCATGTTGGACTGGGTACCGGACCCAGTTTGCCAGATGACGAGAGGAAAGTGACCCTCTTTGTACAGCTTGCCGCTAATGACGTCATCACAAGCCTGCATGATAGCACCAGCTGTAGggaacaaaacatttttttaatcatatttcCTAAAGTGAGATATCCGAAACAGTAACTACTATTGTAGCCATCCTTACCAATCTTCTTGTCAAGGCCAAACTCCGTGTTTACCTTAGCAGCAGCCTTTTTCAGAATACCAAAGGCAATAATAACAGggtactgtaaaaaaaataataagcagATTAAAGATAATCACGCAACAGCAAAGTGAACTTTATTAAAGACAAAATTCTATAATgggatataaaatattgttatgtttTCCATTAAACAGGTTACAAGtgcagttacaagtgaagctaatataagcatgTTAAATAGATCgtttcatttaaattgtatcaactttcgaaataaaaaagaaaaactattacTGCAAATGAAAGACACACCCCATATTGAATGTTAACACAGATAAGACTTCAAAAAACCCCCCAACAGTCCAAATTACACCAGTTATGAATCAAGAATATAGCAGATTTTGCAACTCACCGGCATTCGCTCCTCAATACCACCAATAGGGAAGTTCATGACGGACCTGACCGTCTGGGAGCCGTACAGTTTGTCATCGGGCACATCCAGCTCGCCCATAGTGTCGCGCTCCTTTCGCTGTAACAACagggaaaatattataatactatgtccgaatcatcatcaacattatctcagccataggatgtccactgctgaacatagactCTGTAACGATTCATGTATATGAATTTTGGCCAGTAAGAACCAACATGGTATATTTGGTTACTTGCGATTTGATTCTATGTTTGATCACTTAAATGGAAACAATTCTTGTCTTTAAAAGATTACGTCCATACACTGAACTATCCGTTATTGATTTCATTAACTCAGCTAACAAACAGTTTCGAGTTATGCTTTGTCATAGAACTGTGCAAGATTCACGTTACTAAGTTATTAGCCAAGAATATTCTTACTCCAACTCTGGCGGATTTTGAGATACCGTACATAAGCGAGGCTATGGATACTTGCCCGAATATGCACTTACCCAGCAACGCACCTTCCCAGAGCTGAGCCTTACCGCAAAGTAACCCggtttaaattaattgaaacggcaattactcctgctgagcgagcgcgcctattGTCTGTAGATGGGGGTAGAGTCAGTCTATGGCTTCAGGCGCTGCAAGCAGTGCTAGAACCaaacggcttggcacgcgacgacggtaagcgACCAGACGGCATGacgttattcccttggaaggtGGGTAGGCCCGTAGTGAAGTGACCTGTTTAaagatactcttgcgccattcCAACTTGCAAGCTCAACGGGCTGTGCAGTGCTACGCAGCTGTAAGGTGTTACAGAATTGGTAGTTATTGGGAAGGTTGACTTACC
The window above is part of the Helicoverpa zea isolate HzStark_Cry1AcR chromosome 14, ilHelZeax1.1, whole genome shotgun sequence genome. Proteins encoded here:
- the LOC124636296 gene encoding fumarate hydratase, mitochondrial-like, which codes for MASCFKITTSALFNSSRNLRCIVKTIQKSSFSTSSVIARKERDTMGELDVPDDKLYGSQTVRSVMNFPIGGIEERMPYPVIIAFGILKKAAAKVNTEFGLDKKIAGAIMQACDDVISGKLYKEGHFPLVIWQTGSGTQSNMNTNEVIANRAIQILGGKLGSKTPVHPNDHVNKSQSSNDTYPTAMHIAVAMELRDRLMPGLVELRDTMEAKAKEFDKIIKIGRTHLMDAVPLTLGQEFSGYATQLTFGIERVCSTLPRLHYLALGGTAVGTGLNTRIGFAEKCAAEIASLTGIPFETAPNKFEALASHDSMVEVSGALNTVACSLMKVINDIRMLASGPRCGLGELMLPENEPGSSIMPGKVNPTQCEALTMIAAQVMGNHVAVTVGGSNGHFELNVFKTMMVANVLRSITLLGDGCLAFNKNCAVGIKANTAQIQKIMRESLMLVTALNPHIGYDKAAQIAKTAHKEGGTLKETAIKLGILTAEQFDQWVKPENMLGPK